One window from the genome of Pseudomonas fluorescens encodes:
- a CDS encoding glycine zipper domain-containing protein: MRLTLSTLVLGLVVAQGAMAAGDGTAAVGGGLGGVLGNVVGQQMGGSTGAAIGAGVGGAAGSAVGARKGSRTEAAIGGGLGSAGGSIVGNRLGGSTGSTIGAGVGGAAGGALGSNLSNDNDGHSGGKKHKYKHKRNHR; the protein is encoded by the coding sequence ATGCGTTTGACTTTGTCCACCTTGGTACTGGGGTTGGTGGTTGCCCAGGGCGCGATGGCTGCCGGTGACGGTACCGCTGCAGTCGGCGGCGGTCTGGGCGGTGTGTTGGGCAACGTGGTCGGCCAGCAGATGGGCGGCAGCACAGGCGCCGCGATCGGCGCGGGTGTCGGCGGCGCAGCCGGCAGCGCCGTGGGCGCGCGCAAGGGCAGCCGCACGGAAGCCGCCATCGGCGGTGGCCTGGGGTCGGCCGGTGGTTCGATCGTCGGTAACCGTCTGGGCGGCTCCACCGGTTCCACCATCGGTGCTGGCGTCGGCGGCGCGGCGGGCGGCGCGTTGGGCAGCAACCTGTCCAATGACAACGACGGTCACTCCGGCGGCAAGAAGCACAAGTACAAGCACAAGAGAAATCATCGTTAA
- a CDS encoding HAD-IA family hydrolase — translation MNAPLKEFGPIKAVIFDMDGLLLDTEGIYTEVTSIIAERYGRTFDWSVKQNIIGRGATDLANYVVQALELPITPQEFLVIREPLMRERFPHALGMPGAEELVRHLKAHNIPIAVGTSSSSPTFALKTTLHRDWFALFDCIVTADDPEVGAAKPAPDIFLTAARRLGVEPRDCLVFEDSPFGVTAAKAAGMTAIAIPDSAMADEKYAHADGIIRSLKMFQPSLCGLPELEWA, via the coding sequence ATGAATGCACCGCTGAAAGAGTTTGGCCCGATCAAAGCTGTGATTTTCGACATGGATGGGCTGTTGCTGGACACCGAGGGGATCTACACCGAGGTCACCTCCATCATCGCCGAGCGCTACGGGCGCACGTTCGATTGGAGCGTCAAGCAGAACATCATCGGGCGCGGGGCCACGGACCTGGCCAATTACGTCGTCCAGGCCCTGGAGTTGCCGATCACCCCCCAGGAATTCCTGGTCATCCGCGAGCCCTTGATGCGCGAGCGTTTTCCTCACGCCCTGGGCATGCCCGGTGCCGAGGAACTGGTGCGGCATCTCAAGGCCCACAACATTCCCATTGCGGTGGGTACCAGTTCGTCCAGCCCCACGTTCGCGCTGAAAACCACGTTGCACCGGGACTGGTTCGCGCTGTTCGATTGCATCGTGACGGCCGATGATCCGGAGGTCGGTGCGGCGAAACCGGCACCGGATATCTTCCTCACCGCCGCCCGGCGCCTGGGTGTCGAGCCGCGCGACTGCCTGGTGTTCGAAGATTCGCCGTTCGGCGTGACAGCCGCGAAAGCCGCCGGCATGACCGCCATTGCCATTCCGGATTCGGCCATGGCGGACGAAAAATACGCCCATGCCGACGGGATCATCCGCTCCTTGAAAATGTTCCAGCCGAGCCTTTGCGGTCTGCCGGAGCTGGAGTGGGCCTGA
- a CDS encoding 3-oxoacyl-ACP reductase family protein: MSTQALNGKVALIQGGSRGIGAAIVKRLAAEGAAVAFTYVSSGAKSEELQNSITAAGGKALAIKADSADADAVRNAVAATVEAFGRLDILVNNAGVLAMGPLDEFKLEDFDQTLAVNVRSVFVATQAAARHMGEGGRVINIGSTNADRMPFVGGATYAMSKSALVGLTKGLARDLGPRGITVNNVQPGPVDTDMNPADSDFASSLLSLMAVGRYGNVDEIASFVAYLAGPEAGYITGASLTIDGGFGA, from the coding sequence ATGAGTACCCAAGCACTGAACGGTAAAGTCGCCTTGATCCAGGGCGGTTCTCGCGGCATCGGCGCCGCCATCGTCAAACGCCTTGCCGCAGAAGGCGCCGCCGTGGCCTTCACCTACGTCAGCTCTGGCGCAAAATCAGAAGAATTGCAGAACAGCATCACCGCAGCGGGCGGCAAGGCCTTGGCAATCAAGGCGGACAGCGCCGACGCCGACGCCGTTCGTAACGCCGTCGCCGCCACCGTCGAAGCTTTCGGGCGTTTGGATATCCTGGTCAATAACGCGGGCGTGCTGGCCATGGGGCCGCTGGATGAATTCAAACTCGAAGATTTCGACCAGACCCTGGCCGTCAACGTGCGCAGCGTGTTCGTCGCCACCCAGGCGGCAGCGCGGCACATGGGCGAAGGTGGCCGGGTCATCAACATCGGCAGCACCAACGCCGACCGCATGCCCTTCGTCGGTGGCGCGACCTACGCCATGAGCAAATCCGCGCTGGTGGGCCTGACCAAAGGCCTGGCCCGCGACCTCGGCCCGCGCGGCATCACCGTCAACAACGTGCAGCCCGGCCCGGTGGACACCGACATGAACCCGGCCGACAGTGACTTCGCCTCCAGCCTGTTGTCGCTGATGGCCGTCGGGCGCTACGGCAATGTCGATGAAATCGCCAGTTTCGTCGCCTACCTGGCAGGGCCGGAAGCCGGTTATATCACCGGCGCCAGCCTGACCATCGACGGTGGTTTCGGCGCCTGA